The Bombus pascuorum chromosome 9, iyBomPasc1.1, whole genome shotgun sequence genome has a window encoding:
- the LOC132910381 gene encoding shootin-1, protein MDKGVNRSSFLYRSTNVNGETIAARGDMNKTELNIVLNSEPARTSSSVIHSHIPVPRISNAIKAQERCPPSRRGSFEKLSHRGVSVAAQRASFEKLDASVQQQRSRNNNLSSSSIEMRNSETEKLAFHATTNCKTNELVGVAKLNRSNSLESKWKSKYEESEKRRKLLLQKSEAASKEHADLEKKYQQLQRQNSTLQSQVQEKEQRLQKLRTVSEAVCKEYEQLKHQYETETGAMHKAMQQASQWYRQNRELKRRSQIIAQKLLQSNPEGSLDLEIADEVDSNFEDLDQLRETVKELSKEIARLQTELHSARLQEFEAQEQVTHLTTQLDEERTLRRKCEEKVNEMKVQKENMERVTKMVAEEVQALKAQCDRERENAKIMKIEAERVQKERNVLAHQSALLMAEVGDDPNGRLLTVLQEVESLKRLLEEEQQNHASHIQMLEEKLEEKESNVEFEIVEEKLKLAESELEVVTQRAERAEKSVETLEGMVQTLKAKISELEEKLSRPPPPPLPPPPPPPMFNNGGQSSIKLLTKEKINSERNAVTDMENMLGITKKTPTVAQQPAIDDIINQIKGGRFTLKQTDKQREEERKRRQEAESAPPAVSEMLNILGTMRRRAKPIKQSLKSTDSST, encoded by the exons AGGCGACATGAATAAAACGGAACTGAACATCGTCTTGAACAGCGAGCCAGCGAGGACATCCTCGAGTGTAATTCATTCGCACATTCCGGTGCCGAGGATATCGAATGCAATTAAAGCCCAAGAAAGGTGTCCCCCATCCCGCAGGGGGTCCTTCGAAAAGCTGTCGCACAGAGGAGTGTCGGTGGCTGCTCAAAGGGCGTCCTTCGAGAAGCTCGACGCTTCCGTTCAGCAGCAACGATCGAGGAACAATAATTTGTCGAGCTCGAGCATCGAGATGCGCAACTCGGAGACTGAGAAACTTGCTTTCCACGCTACTACTAACTGCAAGACGAACGAGCTGGTCGGTGTCGCGAAATTGAACAGGAGCAATAGCCTGGAGAGCAAGTGGAAGAGCAAATACGAGGAATCGGAGAAGAGGAGGAAATTGTTGCTACAGAAGAGCGAGGCcg CAAGCAAGGAACATGCCGACTTGGAGAAGAAATATCAACAACTACAGAGACAAAATAGCACTTTGCAGTCGCAAGTCCaagaaaaagaacagagaCTTCAAAAGTTGCGAACAG TTTCCGAAGCGGTATGCAAAGAGTACGAACAACTGAAGCATCAATACGAAACTGAGACAGGCGCTATGCATAAAGCCATGCAACAAGCATCGCAG TGGTACAGACAAAATCGCGAACTGAAGAGAAGGTCGCAGATCATCGCACAAAAATTGTTGCAATCGAATCCGGAAGGCTCTCTAGACCTTGAGATAGCGGACGAAGTTGACTCGAATTTCGAAGATCTTGATCAGTTGAGAGAAACGGTGAAAG AATTAAGTAAAGAGATAGCGAGACTTCAGACGGAGCTGCATTCCGCGCGTCTTCAAGAGTTTGAAGCTCAAGAACAAGTGACGCATTTGACCACGCAGTTGGACGAGGAGAGAACTCTCAGACGAAAAT GTGAAGAGAAGGTGAACGAGATGAAGgtgcaaaaagaaaacatgGAGAGGGTGACGAAGATGGTTGCAGAGGAAGTGCAGGCGTTGAAAGCTCAATGCGATCGCGAGAGAGAAAACGCGAAGATTATGAAGATAGAGGCCGAAAGG GtacaaaaggaaagaaacgtgCTGGCTCATCAGAGCGCACTGCTGATGGCTGAAGTTGGCGATGACCCTAATGGAAGATTATTAACCGTTCTACAAGAGGTGGAGTCTTTGAAGAGATTATTGGAGGAAGAGCAACAGAACCATGCTTCTCACATACAGATGCTGGAGGAGAAGTTGGAGGAGAAAGAGTCGAACGTGGAGTTCGAAATAGTAGAGGAAAAGTTAAAGCTGGCCGAGTCAGAGTTGGAAGTCGTAACGCAAAGGGCAGAAAGGGCGGAAAAGTCGGTGGAAACTCTGGAAGGAATGGTTCAAACTTTGAAGGCGAAGATCAGTGAGCTGGAAGAAAAGCTTTCCAGGCCACCACCACCCCCTTTACCTCCACCTCCGCCGCCGCCGATGTTCAACAACGGTGGACAATCGTCGATAAAATTGctgacgaaagaaaaaattaattcggaACGAAACGCGGTGACTGACATGGAGAACATGCTTGGAATCACGAAAAAAACACCGACGGTTGCGCAACAGCCTG CTATCGACGACATTATCAACCAAATAAAAGGTGGACGTTTCACGTTGAAGCAAACGGAT AAACAAAgggaagaggagagaaaaagacgACAGGAAGCGGAAAGCGCGCCGCCCGCTGTCTCggaaatgttaaatattttggGTACCATGAGAAGAAGAGCCAAGCCGATAAAGCAATCGTTGAAATCAACAGACTCATCCACATAA
- the LOC132910388 gene encoding protein BCCIP homolog, producing MAAPTKKRDQRVFPLSREDDQSSSSSEDNEKEPLEEEGMEIQVDFEGRYPVDPDYHGIKTLLQQLFLKAHVDLGGLADLIIRENYVGSVVKQSADLEESDDEDTDVNDVFGITTVINLSSKQSYPCIQQLRELLTQMAKEHATDTVDAMIKNLLENETEVLGLLINERFVNIPAQISVPLLENLMSDIKKANNKKMPFNFSYYILICKFYKTKRPELVKKPKSKKKDNTCEPAIIWSNPEEEIFAQEATISFEFSVEKESDSAVSGTWTESDNEMTPYRRVLLFEAFRLQSIIDRIKSEVP from the exons ATGGCTGCTCCGACCAAAAAACGTGACCAGCGAGTTTTCCCACTTTCCAGGGAAGATGATCAAAGTTCGTCAAGTAGCGAGGATAACGAGAAGGAACCGCTGGAAGAAGAG ggAATGGAAATTCAAGTAGACTTCGAAGGAAGATATCCAGTGGATCCGGATTATCATGGCATTAAGACCTTACTACAACAATTGTTTTTGAAAGCTCATGTTGATTTAGGTGGTCTGGCAGATTTAATAATCCGTGAAAACTACGTAGGTTCGGTTGTCAAACAATCGGCGGATTTAGAGGAATCGGACGACGAAGATACCGATGTCAACGACGTGTTTGGTATTActacagtaattaatttatcttctAAACAG AGTTATCCTTGtatacaacaactcagagaatTACTGACGCAAATGGCAAAGGAACATGCGACGGACACAGTAGACGCTATGATAAAAAATCTTCTTGAAAACGAGACGGAAGTATTAGGTTTATTGATCAACGAAAGATTTGTTAATATTCCAGCACAGATATCCGTGCCacttttggaaaatttaatgtCCGATATAAAAAAGGCAAATAACAAGAAGATGcccttcaatttttcatattatatattaatctgTAAATTCTATAAGACAAAAAGACCGGAACTAGTTAAAAAaccaaaaagtaaaaagaaagataatacGTGTGAACCGGCTATTATATGGAGCAATCCGGAGGAAGAAATTTTTGCGCAGGAAGCAACGATAAGCTTTGAATTTTCAGTCGAGAAAGAATCGGACAGTGCTGTATCTGGAACATGGACCGAGTCTGACAATGAAATGACACCTTACAGGAGAGTGCTTCTCTTCGAAGCTTTCAGATTACAATCAATTATCGACAGAATAAAAAGTGAAGTACCTTAA